A genomic segment from Diospyros lotus cultivar Yz01 chromosome 5, ASM1463336v1, whole genome shotgun sequence encodes:
- the LOC127802629 gene encoding uncharacterized protein LOC127802629 isoform X2, giving the protein MDDYMRQFQEGLIEVEIEAENLLLARHQLVENDRVRNGNREALTALRKRARTTKTSIPLPFESIMVRDSASRPLVKEVCATCGNHDSMEKTWMMFPGTDVLARIPFHAAHTILEKVSHYGKRIRDASKAVYLSSQLDNTWAKRDT; this is encoded by the exons ATGGATGACTATATGAGGCAATTCCAAGAAGGTTTAATTGAGGTTGAAATTGAAGCTGAAAATCTTCTACTAGCAAGGCACCAG TTGGTTGAAAATGATAGAGTGAGGAATGGCAATAGAGAAGCGCTGACAGCTCTTAGAAAGAGGGCTCgaacaacaaaaacaagcatTCCTTTGCCTTTTGAGTCAATAATGGTTAGGGATTCTGCATCAAGGCCTCTCGTTAAGGAGGTGTGTGCAACTTGTGGCAACCATGACTCGATGGAGAAAACATGGATGATGTTTCCTGGAACGGATGTCTTAGCTAGGATTCCATTTCATGCTGCTCACACCATTTTGGAGAAAG TTTCACACTATGGAAAAAGGATAAGAGATGCCAGCAAGGCAGTATATTTATCATCACAACTAGATAATACATGGGCAAAGAGAGATACATAA